One window of the Oncorhynchus mykiss isolate Arlee chromosome 5, USDA_OmykA_1.1, whole genome shotgun sequence genome contains the following:
- the erich3 gene encoding glutamate-rich protein 3 has protein sequence MKLHPEIMSHLYPGLLSAYNSLTDKHLTGYFNNTRIRRHLQRVGLITRSGRIVPDKEYRYNVMQRAHQRHVRECLAQAIFHKVLDMERLHQIEIKRKLEDFARRERVHKIKVERSKRYEEEIIHILSPRPPTGPRVSHAQHSGPEGEHSESSESPGSSRPNTAPGKMQRPVRLKPIHSNSTTASHRHTSPYRPHDSSNETDQPFNCIMDKDSRRHLTGTEFSRGISPYRLPVINNFVTPVPPPTKRKERGGFKGTPNGTFRGRRLRPTTAPSGPGMTEDSTLPRTSVQSKVCVSMVFFGKTVHLSHDLMDMRDEVKVFQQHCGGENLCVYKGRLQEGETFQFVSRRHRGFPFSLTFFLNGLQVERLSSCCEFKHRKGSRLGGRHGHFGFSSTEGASPCYRCIIAMGLDKKPTPHPKRVKEEIIVTRPLNTGKDTAGVEEEMIGKDSHSQPEPETTQPQDMETEIKEDIPEEEDKPKDDYEEDFEADDEGQAEDRGEEKDKKSVPPSREREGEDREKCDQSDSEDDDKVEERRSRSRSDSSSSGSDMDDSEAEAKEDQAVNQAADLEEALPQAEQAKDTPTTIAPDPDQPLTEDPTTATESSSPTPPQTTSTGEEDTGTLGYSPGDSTARPTELEVSDTSGLSEEGKGNDDGSAEAKEEDDKESGAKAEGESTQEEEPERAKSVQEKLAEAIFKEAQSHSEPELSDTSTETEEDPTEKNQQPDTIGTEPEQAGAFTLERQISTEEVKCEESSLSAQEITSQSSAEGKEVGTELKEEEEDGAPESEQITEETSGVTEAKEEDPKASPETDDQEEADSKVETKGKEEGEETKGNQEEDEAVDLQAGEPAKASDSVTSKEQQEEKNTADPDIPPSESEEMKSTKDESSAPEEPGSKTEIETAVTDEAGTEVAESEAVEMKAKPIADSESHSHKEMPITDRDRQGDGEEDTVGGTEIEVTADNSSSVSEKSGDTTVCAEKTAEGAEKSEDAPGETEAKLESDTGEAMKEDKREKEAGPDEVGGETTTEDKASDKVEKYFAQIEEGKVKDGETTGNDKKEEKQETEEVNTGEAKRDEEKVSEGKVDRSEKDGEDNAEEGTQGGENAQGNKAEEGETDDSKKAAEVEDKVECEEKVGQAEKEDDDGEEIVKEEGKLEHGEMVEENKVAKISEHETGEKEGEEVVEENVVDAKEASKLKAEEGENMTTTEVKVEETEIKDNVQESVCDADENDELDVESGSAPIVGDSTAAREETLVSRKETEKKDSEVDSENGETAAASEVQSDTARGETESTNQDTQGKNKVDEKDKGAETKTDDLNKVETEEDPKDQEEANDKCENTKVDQDADTEDKESKAEEYNRDSHAGSHVGDPEPVNTGAESKEEAMSENANKETKNVKEIEASVESQEQSELKTQSKDRIVDATLESADKNQDTSTDHLDDGKEKVSDGTTEVIVVSEETQAPASEPRAMELEDTTETESDLKEKERKTEDESTEGASKPSEEGASVVLKPQSETQQKESTASGKDANVLEESVKAEDHAATPETLEKGDNRDLVTNWVNVHQSSKFFETFIEPLDDFTSDNVISESNSDARAIAPTHVTEISRPERPTKTAKTPDPKPDDHDTNASERSAAVGGGAGTIVESIVTELKEAAPSTKDDNESNSNNKVEVIQSDLSSTHSRDDDASETGLTKYSLEVEEGTEVTLFTLSAELEDSSREDTAGPREEGQGYSEELKQTTGMSEDDKDKDMTMQGETDLTEMSKTDVERIQGSNHSAASGRPEKIIEDPAETEETKDNSGLDGQQTLQEITVLTTLSKNGDETQEQSESPENHSESGTTSREPEDTKDTKEPKEQEAAEVTEITELRAISKSENESQEYSQSVQLRSKQLDGSRRGDKEDLQLIDQLSTCSVEDSSLFGHTSYPLLTTAPTDSNY, from the exons ATGAAACTGCATCCCGAAATCATGAGTCACCTATACCCAGG GCTACTTTCAGCCTACAACAGTCTGACAGACAAACACCTTACTGGATACTTCAACAACACCCGGATCAGGAGACATCTCCAGAGAGTTGGCCTG ATCACCAGGAGTGGGCGGATTGTCCCAGACAAAGAGTACAGATACAATGTGATGCAGAGAGCGCACCAGAGGCATGTGAGGGAATGCCTGGCCCAGGCCATCTTCCATAAGGTGCTGGAcatggag CGTCTCCATCAGATCGAGATCAAGAGGAAGTTGGAGGATTTTGCCCGGAGGGAGAGAGTGCATAAAATCAAG GTGGAACGTTCCAAGAGGTACGAGGAGGAGATAATCCATATCCTGTCTCCACGGCCGCCCACGGGCCCCAGGGTCTCCCACGCACAGCATTCTGGCCCAGAGGGGGAGCACTCTGAATCCTCTGAATCT cCGGGCTCGTCTCGACCCAACACGGCTCCAGGGAAGATGCAGAGGCCGGTGCGTCTGAAGCCCATCCATAGTAACAGCACCACAGcctcccacagacacacctccccCTACAGGCCCCATGACTCCTCCAATGAAACGGACCAGCCTTTCAACTGCATT ATGGACAAAGACTCCAGAAGACATTTGACCGGGACAGAGTTTTCCCGTGGTATATCCCCCTACCGCCTTCCAGTCATCAACAACTTTGTTACCCCAGTGCCACCACCGACTAAAAGGAAAGAGAGGGGCGGTTTTAAGGGTACCCCCAATGGCACTTTCAGGGGACGGAGACTGCGCCCCACCACGGCCCCAAGTGGTCCCGGAATGACGGag GACTCTACTCTCCCGCGGACCTCTGTGCAGAGCAAAGTATGTGTGAGCATGGTGTTCTTTGGGAAGACAGTGCACTTGTCACATGACCTGATGGACATGAGGGATGAGGTGAAGGTGTTCCAGCAGCACTGTGGGGGAGAGAACCTGTGTGTGTACAAGGGCAGACTCCAGGAGGGAG AGACGTTCCAGTTTGTGTCGCGGCGCCACCGTGGCTTCCCCTTCAGCCTGACGTTCTTTCTCAACGGGCTGCAGGTGGAGCGCCTCAGCTCCTGCTGTGAGTTCAAACACAGGAAGGGTTCCCGGCTAGGCGGCCGCCACGGACATTTTGGATTCTCCAGCACGGAGGGAGCCTCGCCCTGCTACAG GTGTATCATAGCCATGGGGTTAGACAAGAAGCCCACCCCTCATCCAAAGAGAGTCAAAGAGGAAATCATAGTCACCCGCCCTCTAAAcactgggaaggacactgcaggggtggaggaggagatgatTGGTAAAGACAGTCACTCTCAACCAGAGCCTGAGACAACTCAGCCACAggacatggagacagagatcaaAGAAGACATTCCAGAAGAGGAGGACAAACCAAAAGATG ACTATGAAGAGGACTTTGAGGCGGATGACGAGGGGCAggctgaggacagaggagaagagaaagacaagAAAAGTGTTCCTCCCTccagggaaagagaaggagaggatagagagaaatgCGACCAGTCTGACAGTGAGGACGATGACAAAGTTG AAGAGAGAAGGTCAAGGTCGAGGTCAGACTCCAGCTCCTCCGGAAGTGACATGGATGACAGTGAGGCTGAGGCCAAGGAGGACCAAGCAGTCAACCAGGCAGCTGACCTAGAGGAGGCTCTTCCCCAGGCTGAACAGGCAAAAGACACCCCCACCACCATAGCACCTGATCCAGACCAACCACTCACAGAGGATCCCACCACAGCAACAGAGAGCAGCTCTCCTACCCCACCCCAGACCACCTCGACTGGGGAGGAAGACACAGGGACCTTGGGGTACAGCCCTGGGGACAGCACAGCGAGACCCACAGAGCTTGAGGTGTCAGACACAAGTGGGCTGTcggaggaggggaaagggaatgATGATGGGAGTGCTGAGGCTAAGGAGGAAGACGACAAGGAGAGTGGGGCTAAGGCGGAGGGTGAGTCGACACAGGAGGAGGAGCCTGAGAGGG CCAAGTCTGTGCAGGAGAAACTAGCAGAGGCCATTTTTAAGGAGGCTCAGAGTCACTCAGAGCCAGAGCTGAGTGACACCAGCACTGAGACGGAGGAAGACCCCACTGAGAAAAACCAACAACCGGACACCATTG GTACGGAACCAGAGCAAGCCGGGGCTTTTACTCTGGAGCGTCAGATCAGTACAGAGGAAGTGAAGTGTGAGGAAAGTTCACTCAGTGCACAGGAAATTACCTCACAGAGTTCTGCCGAGGGAAAAGAAGTCGGGACTGAgctgaaggaagaggaggaagatggtgCACCGGAGTCTGAACAGATAACTGAAGAAACCAGTGGTGTGACAGAGGCGAAAGAGGAGGATCCAAAAGCCAGTCCGGAGACGGATGATCAAGAGGAGGCAGACAGCAAAGTAGAAACAAAGGGGAAAGAAGAGGGTGAAGAAACTAAGGGCAACCAGGAAGAAGATGAGGCTGTGGATCTTCAGGCGGGCGAGCCAGCTAAAGCAAGTGATTCTGTAACTAGTAAAGAGCAGCAGGAAGAGAAAAACACAGCAGATCCTGACATACCACCTAGTGAGTCAGAGGAGATGAAAAGCACCAAAGATGAGTCATCTGCACCAGAAGAACCAGGGAGCAAGACTGAGATAGAAACAGCTGTGACGGATGAGGCAGGGACTGAGGTGGCAGAGAGTGAAGCAGTAGAGATGAAAGCAAAGCCCATTGCGGATTCAGAGTCCCATAGCCATAAAGAGATGCCTATAACTGACAGGGACAggcagggagatggggaggaggacacGGTTGGAGGCACAGAGATAGAAGTCACAGCAGATAATTCAAGCAGCGTGTCAGAGAAAAGTGGAGATACTACTGTCTGTGCTGAaaagacagcagagggagctgaGAAGAGTGAGGATGCACCTGGAGAAACCGAAGCCAAACTTGAGAGTGACACAGGGGAGGCTATGAAGGAAGACAAACGAGAAAAAGAAGCTGGTCCGGATGAAGTTGGAGGAGAAACTACTACAGAGGATAAGGCAAGTGATAAGGTAGAAAAGTATTTTGCCCAAATTGAAGAAGGGAAAGTAAAGGACGGTGAAACGACTGGAAATGATAAGAAAGAAGAAAAGCAAGAGACTGAGGAAGTAAATACTGGAGAAGctaagagagatgaagagaaagttAGTGAGGGTAAGGTAGACAGAAGTGAGAAAGATGGGGAGGATAACGCAGAAGAGGGGACACAGGGTGGAGAAAATGCTCAGGGGAATAAGGCAGAGGAGGGAGAAACAGATGACAGCAAAAAGGCAGCAGAAGTAGAAGATAAGGTGGAGTGTGAAGAGAAGGTTGGACAGGCAGAAAAGGAAGACGATGATGGAGAGGAAATTGTAAAAGAAGAGGGCAAGCTAGAACATGGGGAAATGGTTGAAGAAAATAAAGTAGCAAAAATATCTGAGCATgaaacaggagagaaagagggagaggaagtagtTGAGGAAAATGTTGTGGATGCAAAGGAAGCCAGTAAACTTAAAGCAGAGGAAGGAGAAAACATGACAACAACTGAGGTCAAAGTTGAAGAGACTGAGATCAAAGACAATGTTCAAGAATCTGTATGTGATGCGGACGAGAATGATGAACTTGATGTAGAGAGTGGCTCAGCTCCAATTGTTGGAGATAGCACTGCGGCCAGAGAAGAGACCCTAGTCAGCAGGAAAGAAACAGAGAAAAAGGACAGTGAGGTAGATTCTGAAAATGGAGAGACAGCTGCAGCCTCTGAAGTTCAGAGTGACACCGCAAGAGGGGAGACAGAGTCCACAAACCAAGATACCCAAGGCAAAAACAAGGTAGATGAAAAGGACAAGGGGGCAGAAACAAAGACAGATGACCTAAACAAGGTGGAGACAGAGGAAGATCCTAAAGACCAGGAAGAGGCAAATGACAAATGTGAAAATACCAAAGTAGATCAGGATGCAGACACAGAAGACAAAGAATCTAAGGCTGAGGAATATAACAGagatagccatgctggttcacACGTAGGGGACCCAGAGCCAGTTAACACTGGGGCTGAATCCAAAGAAGAGGCTATGTCAGAGAATGCTAATAAGGAGACTAAGAATGTCAAGGAGATAGAGGCGTCTGTAGAGTCTCAAGAGCAGTCTGAACTAAAAACTCAGTCAAAGGACCGAATTGTAGATGCTACACTTGAGAGTGCAGATAAGAACCAAGATACAAGCACAGATCACTTGGATGATGGCAAAGAGAAAGTTAGTGATGGTACTACAGAGGTGATTGTTGTTTCTGAAGAGACACAAGCTCCAGCTTCAGAACCCAGAGCTATGGAGCTAGAAGATACCACAGAGACTGAATCAGATCTGAAGGAAAAAGAACGTAAAACGGAAGACGAATCCACAGAAGGGGCAAGCAAGCCATCTGAAGAAGGAGCCAGCGTTGTCCTCAAACCTCAGTCAGAAACACAACAAAAAGAAAGCACTGCATCAGGTAAAGACGCTAATGTACTTGAGGAAAGTGTTAAAGCTGAGGACCATGCTGCAACTCCAGAGACCTTGGAGAAAGGAGACAATAGGGATCTTGTAACTAACTGGGTGAATGTACATCAATCCTCAAAGTTCTTTGAGACATTCATAGAGCCCCTAGATGACTTTACTTCTGACAATGTCATCAGTGAGTCTAATTCGGATGCCAGGGCTATAGCGCCAACACACGTGACCGAAATTTCCAGACCAGAGAGACCTACTAAAACGGCAAAGACACCAGACCCGAAACCTGACGATCATGATACCAATGCTTCGGAGAGGAGCGCAGCTGTTGGAGGCGGAGCTGGCACCATTGTTGAGAGTATAGTTACAGAACTTAAAGAGGCAGCCCCATCCACAAAGGATGACAATGAGTCAAACAGTAATAACAAGGTGGAAGTGATCCAGTCAGATCTCAGTAGTACTCACTCAAGAGACGATGACGCCAGTGAAACTGGGCTAACGAAATACTCTCTCGAGGTGGAAGAGGGAACAGAAGTCACTCTCTTCACACTCTCTGCTGAACTTGAAGACAGCAGTAGAGAAGACACAGCTGGGCCACGGGAGGAGGGTCAGGGTTATTCAGAGGAGCTCAAACAAACAACAGGGATGTCTGAGGATGACAAGGACAAAGATATGACAATGCAGGGAGAAACTGATCTGACAGAAATGTCCAAAACTGATGTTGAAAGGATACAGGGCTCTAACCATTCAGCTGCCAGTGGCAGGCCTGAAAAGATCATTGAGGATCCAGCAGAGACTGAAGAAACCAAAGACAATTCTGGGTTGGACGGGCAACAAACATTGCAAGAGATAACCGTCCTGACAACGCTTTCCAAAAATGGAGATGAAACACAGGAGCAGTCTGAGAGTCCAGAGAATCACTCTGAATCTGGCACAACGTCAAGAGAACCAGAAGACACCAAAGATACAAAGGAACCGAAAGAGCAAGAGGCTGCAGAGGTTACAGAAATAACAGAGCTAAGAGCCATTTCTAAATCTGAGAATGAGAGCCAGGAATACTCCCAAAGTGTACAGCTCCGTTCTAAACAACTGGATGGAAGCAGGAGGGGAGACAAAGAAGATCTACAGCTGATTGACCAGCTGAGCACCTGCTCAGTGGAAGACTCTTCGCTGTTTGGCCACACCTCATACCCTCTGTTGACAACTGCACCAACTGACAGTAACTATTAG